A segment of the Bacillus sp. es.034 genome:
GTTAGAATGGAAGCGTATTTATGGATTACAGCTTATTACTATCGACGTGAGCAATGGAAAGAAGTTCTTTATTACGCGGAGAGATTGGAAAGCATGAACAAGGAGGGTGAGTATTATGCAAGAGCCCTGATGTATAAAAGTTTTGCATTGGTACGGCTGGGTGGTTCACTTGAAGAAGTATTGGCTCTTATTGTCCGATACGCTCAGGAAAACGAATATTTCGCTGAAATAGCTGCTGGGAACCGGTTTGCTGCTTATTTAGATTTTGGCCACTTGGAGTATGCAGATGAGTATCTTGCCTGGTTAGAAGATAGAGATGATCTATATGTTGGTTTACCAAAAGTGCTAGAGGCATATGTTCAATTGAAACGTATAGAAGATGCGAAATGGCTCTTGGAATGGTATCAACATATCCTTGATGACATGCCAATTGGTGGAGAACTGTGGCTGAAACAGAAGGTGAATTTAGATTTTCGATATGCCTATGCTCTGTACCAGTGTGAAACCCTTTTATTGCCGGAAGGATTGGATGAACTATTAAATGTGGCGAATACAGCAAACCAAATAGGTAATATAGAGAGATTTAAAAAATGTCTTCTCATTTATTGGAGATACAGGCACCATGCGACAGGTGACCAAAGAAACAAATACATACAACTCTTAGGTATAAATGAACACGAAGAAATAAATGAATATAGTTATACACAGCGACGTAACCAATCTATATCTACTTAATATTCCTAGTAATTAAGTAAGAATAGGTGATTTAAAAAAATGACAAACTGAAACTCTCTTAATAAAAAAACTGAATTTGATGAAATTTTGCAAAAGTTATATTCTATCAAATTTAAATAGTATGAATATAACAAATGAAGAAAGAAGGGAAAAGGCGGATGAAAAAGAGAATGACTAAAAATGTCACTTTGTTGGCACTCAGTGCTGGTTTAGTAGGCAGTAGTATTGCACCAGCTTCACTAACTCACCACGTTCATGCAAAGCCATCTTCAAACATTGATCAAGTACTG
Coding sequences within it:
- a CDS encoding helix-turn-helix transcriptional regulator — protein: MNATLFQEIQHSMEKVGWRKIDLAQRSGIHMSDISRIFNHKQPLSLKHLDAITAALGQVEGSLYPFYVEECFNEHQLLDKRRSIQFLYKCITLGYEEQKRALLLAMGAESSDTVRSTYLTYIFSVAEKLFNTNKEEKALPLYELIVEKEPNDFSEQLATSYFRRFYIVRMTENAQIALTHVLEHLMCLPREVRMEAYLWITAYYYRREQWKEVLYYAERLESMNKEGEYYARALMYKSFALVRLGGSLEEVLALIVRYAQENEYFAEIAAGNRFAAYLDFGHLEYADEYLAWLEDRDDLYVGLPKVLEAYVQLKRIEDAKWLLEWYQHILDDMPIGGELWLKQKVNLDFRYAYALYQCETLLLPEGLDELLNVANTANQIGNIERFKKCLLIYWRYRHHATGDQRNKYIQLLGINEHEEINEYSYTQRRNQSIST